The nucleotide window TTTTAGTGATTTAGAAGAATTTTTAAAAAACAAAACTGTTATTACTATAGCACATAGATTAAGTACAGTAAAAAATGCTGATATGATTTATGTAATAGATGATGGGAAATTAGTTCAAAGTGGAAATCATAAGGATTTAGAAGAAAAAGAAGGTCACTATTTAGAATTTGTAAAACAACAGCTTATTTAAACTATAATAACAAACTAAAAAATTTAAAAGGTATTAGATGGATGCAATAAATTTAAAAAACTATTTTTTCTATTTTGCAAGCTTTGTTGTAATTATAGCTGGAATTAAAATGTCAAGTGAAGTAGTTGTTATACTATTTTTAGCAATTTTTATCTCTTCAATATTTTCATCTTTATTAAAGATACTGCAAAAAAAACATATACCTAAAGTTTTATCATATATATTTATTTTATTTTTAGTAATTTTAGTGAGTCTAATGTTAGCTTATGTAGTAAATATTTCATTAAAAGATTTTATTACAAATCTTCCAGTATATGAAGAAAAATTTAAAAATTTGATTTTAAATTCAATTCATTTTATACAAGCATATGGTGTTGAAATCGATAAAGCAAAAATCATGGAAAGTCTAAACTTTGGTTCTTTTTTTGGTTTTACTACAAATATCATTGGAAGTATTAGTACTTTCTTATCAAAATTTCTTTTAGTTGTAATTGGTGTAGCTTTTATTTTAGCAGAATCAAAATCTTTCCAAACAAAACTAAGAGTTATTTTTAGAAATAATGCAAGAAAACTTGAACATTTTAATCTTTTTTCATATAACATTCAAAGATACTTTGTTGTTAAATCATTTACAAGTTTTTTAACAGGTTTTATAATTGCTATTATGTTGTCATATTTCGGAGTTGATTACCCTATTTTATGGGGTGTTATTGCAATGCTTTTCAACTTTGTTCCTGTTGTTGGTTCTATTATTGCATCATTTCCTGCGATATTATTAGCAATAATGAATCTTGATGTAAATGCAACTATTTGGATTACAATTTTCTATGTTGTAATAAATATTTCAATAAGTAATATACTAGAACCAAAACTTATGGGAAAAGAACTTGGTCTTTCTCCTTTAGTTATTTTTTTCTCTTTAATTTTTTGGGGTTACATCTTAGGAATAGTAGGAATGTTCTTAGCTGTTCCAATAACAATGACTTTAAAAATTGCTTTTGATTCAAATTTAGGAACGCATTGGCTTGGAATTTTAATGTCAGATTTATCAAGAAAAAGAGAAAAAAACAATAAAGAAGCATAAAAAGGAGATAACTCCTTTTTATAATTTATTTAATAAACTATCTATTCTTTTATTTGCAGTTATTATTGTTTCTAAAGATATTTGTTCACTTAAAATTTGAGTATAAACTGTATCAACAATCTCTTTTAATGTTATAGGTTTTGCTAATTGATTTGCAAATAAAAGCATATTTACTCCTGAATTTATAGCTAAAGTTAACGTTTGTTTTAAATCATAATGTTTTGAAATAGCATACATTTGTAAGTCATCACTTACTAAAACTCCATCAAAACCTAATTTATATCTTAATAAATTTGTATTTATATTATAAGATAATGTTGCAGGATATTCTTTGTCTAATTTTTCATTAAAAACATGAGCCGTCATAATCATATTTGCTTTACCATTATTAATTAAATATTTATATGGCTCTAACTCTTTTTGATTCCATGTATTTGTTATATCTACAAAACCTAAATGAGAATCACCTAAAGATGAACCATGACCAGGAAAGTGTTTTAATACAGAAATGATATGCTCTTTTTTTAATTCATCAATAAAAATTGAAGAGTATTTTATAACCTCTTTTGAACTCTCTCCAAAAGAACGTCCTCTTGTTACAATTACTTTATTTTCTTTATTTATAGCCAAATCAACAACAGGAGCAAAATCAAGATTTATTCCTGATTCTTTTAAATCAATTGCAAGATTTTTATATGTTTGTTTTGCAAAAGATTCACCTTTTAAAGCAACTTCACTTGCTTTTGGAGTATTTACAAAACCATCACTACTTTTTAATCGTTGAACTATTCCACCCTCTTGGTCAATTCCAATAAGTAATTTTTGTTTTGATATTGATTGAAGTTCTGAAGTTAAAATCTTTAATTGCTCTTTATTTCTTACATTTTTTACTTTTTTCTTATCATTTGGATCTTTATCAAATAAAATAAC belongs to Arcobacter defluvii and includes:
- a CDS encoding glycoside hydrolase family 3 N-terminal domain-containing protein; translated protein: MQKKFLVLVFICCFGFNNLFANESYSKEDIEKMIAKMVILGFNGENISQKDEIYQNIKAGLGGVILFDKDPNDKKKVKNVRNKEQLKILTSELQSISKQKLLIGIDQEGGIVQRLKSSDGFVNTPKASEVALKGESFAKQTYKNLAIDLKESGINLDFAPVVDLAINKENKVIVTRGRSFGESSKEVIKYSSIFIDELKKEHIISVLKHFPGHGSSLGDSHLGFVDITNTWNQKELEPYKYLINNGKANMIMTAHVFNEKLDKEYPATLSYNINTNLLRYKLGFDGVLVSDDLQMYAISKHYDLKQTLTLAINSGVNMLLFANQLAKPITLKEIVDTVYTQILSEQISLETIITANKRIDSLLNKL
- a CDS encoding AI-2E family transporter → MDAINLKNYFFYFASFVVIIAGIKMSSEVVVILFLAIFISSIFSSLLKILQKKHIPKVLSYIFILFLVILVSLMLAYVVNISLKDFITNLPVYEEKFKNLILNSIHFIQAYGVEIDKAKIMESLNFGSFFGFTTNIIGSISTFLSKFLLVVIGVAFILAESKSFQTKLRVIFRNNARKLEHFNLFSYNIQRYFVVKSFTSFLTGFIIAIMLSYFGVDYPILWGVIAMLFNFVPVVGSIIASFPAILLAIMNLDVNATIWITIFYVVINISISNILEPKLMGKELGLSPLVIFFSLIFWGYILGIVGMFLAVPITMTLKIAFDSNLGTHWLGILMSDLSRKREKNNKEA